One part of the Microbacterium aurugineum genome encodes these proteins:
- a CDS encoding class I SAM-dependent methyltransferase — protein sequence MTPNEANRADLGKDPARVSGMFDQVAAGYDRTNTAMTFGNDILWRAATTRAVAPKPGERILDLGAGTASSSASLARSGADVVAADFSPGMLAEGQRRHGAMRNLSFVQADATALPFADAEFDAVTMSYALRNVNDPKKALQELYRVTKPGGRLVINEFSTPPGKLFRGAYRLYNDQVLPRVARVAGTNGDAYDYLNESIREWPDQKKLSAWIREAGWTDVAYRNLTFGIVALHRARKPE from the coding sequence GTGACCCCGAACGAAGCCAACCGCGCCGATCTCGGCAAGGACCCCGCCCGCGTCAGCGGCATGTTCGACCAGGTCGCCGCAGGGTACGACCGCACCAACACGGCCATGACCTTCGGCAACGACATCCTGTGGCGGGCGGCGACGACCCGCGCGGTCGCGCCGAAGCCGGGGGAGCGGATCCTCGACCTCGGAGCGGGCACCGCGTCTTCGTCGGCCTCTCTGGCCCGCAGCGGCGCCGACGTGGTCGCGGCCGACTTCTCGCCGGGGATGCTCGCCGAGGGCCAGCGCCGCCACGGGGCGATGCGCAACCTCTCGTTCGTGCAGGCGGACGCCACGGCCCTGCCGTTCGCGGATGCCGAGTTCGACGCCGTCACCATGTCGTATGCACTGCGCAACGTGAACGACCCGAAGAAGGCCCTCCAGGAGCTGTACCGGGTGACCAAGCCGGGAGGAAGGCTCGTGATCAACGAGTTCTCCACCCCTCCGGGCAAGCTGTTCCGTGGCGCCTACCGGCTCTACAACGATCAGGTCCTGCCGCGCGTCGCACGCGTGGCCGGCACGAACGGCGACGCGTACGACTACCTCAACGAGTCGATCCGGGAGTGGCCCGACCAGAAGAAGCTGTCGGCCTGGATCCGTGAGGCGGGGTGGACGGACGTCGCGTACCGCAATCTCACGTTCGGCATCGTCGCCCTGCACAGAGCACGCAAGCCGGAGTGA
- a CDS encoding alpha/beta hydrolase — MADWTPDVLGDEFEQLTLDLGADDQGPVVATLVRALPAEPGWWDRVRRRAPQLDGVDVLYVHGWSDYFFQKRLARFWTSRGARFFALDLRKYGRSLREGQTPGYVADLATYDEDIAAALTEMGRGKGGGESDRRLVLLGHSTGGLTLSLWASRHPGVADAVILNSPWLEFQFAPARAAIAPMVELQARIRPLEAAPQVDLGFYTRAQQEVADPDDPMEVNPLWRPVQTMAVYAGWLHAILSGHKTVAGGLSITAPVCVLLSARFVPPTRWSEELTSADSVLVVDDIARAALRLGSTVTVERIDGALHDVFLSRHEAREDAYRRLDRWVTGWRAAD; from the coding sequence ATGGCCGACTGGACACCCGACGTGCTCGGCGACGAGTTCGAGCAGCTCACGCTCGACCTCGGCGCGGACGACCAAGGGCCGGTCGTCGCGACGCTGGTGCGCGCCCTTCCCGCGGAGCCGGGGTGGTGGGACCGGGTGCGCCGCCGTGCGCCGCAGCTCGACGGCGTCGACGTGCTCTACGTGCACGGGTGGTCGGACTACTTCTTCCAGAAGCGACTCGCACGCTTCTGGACCTCGCGGGGTGCGCGCTTCTTCGCCCTCGATCTCCGCAAGTACGGGCGCAGCCTCCGCGAGGGGCAGACGCCCGGCTACGTCGCCGACCTGGCCACCTACGACGAAGACATCGCCGCGGCTCTGACGGAGATGGGACGCGGGAAAGGCGGGGGTGAATCCGACCGGCGCCTCGTCCTGCTCGGGCACTCCACCGGCGGTCTCACGCTCAGCCTGTGGGCGTCGCGGCATCCGGGCGTGGCCGATGCGGTGATCCTGAACAGCCCGTGGTTGGAGTTCCAGTTCGCGCCGGCCAGGGCGGCGATCGCGCCGATGGTCGAGTTGCAGGCACGGATCCGTCCGCTGGAGGCCGCACCGCAGGTCGATCTCGGGTTCTACACCCGCGCACAGCAGGAGGTCGCCGATCCCGATGACCCGATGGAGGTGAACCCCCTCTGGCGCCCGGTGCAGACCATGGCGGTCTACGCCGGATGGCTGCATGCGATCCTCTCGGGTCACAAGACCGTCGCCGGGGGACTCTCGATCACCGCTCCGGTGTGCGTGCTGCTGTCCGCGAGGTTCGTGCCTCCGACCCGTTGGTCCGAGGAGCTGACGTCGGCGGACTCCGTGCTGGTGGTCGACGACATCGCCCGTGCGGCTCTCCGCCTGGGCTCGACGGTCACCGTGGAGCGCATCGACGGAGCTCTGCACGATGTCTTCCTCTCACGTCACGAGGCGCGAGAAGACGCCTACCGGCGGCTGGACCGATGGGTCACCGGCTGGCGAGCGGCCGACTGA
- a CDS encoding GntR family transcriptional regulator gives MRNIGSTSTGIGESKQLLAEEVFRHIGTQIVTGTLTEGERIRDVDVAEELHVSRTPVREALQRLERLGMVMMYPSRYTEVTSVTAETEAQSLVFAGCQAGIAARLAVPRLTATQRAHVVRLVAAMYATLDDGAKTSDARWAVFSYLGEHCGNTQHRALMEDASMALLRNLRNWKITPTDRDRMRQIYLDFRDAVLDGDGGRAEQLVRSMHYL, from the coding sequence ATGCGGAACATCGGATCGACATCGACGGGCATCGGTGAGAGCAAGCAGCTTCTGGCGGAGGAGGTCTTCCGGCACATCGGCACGCAGATCGTCACGGGCACACTGACGGAGGGCGAACGCATCCGCGACGTCGACGTCGCCGAGGAACTGCACGTCTCGCGGACACCGGTGAGAGAGGCTCTGCAACGTCTCGAACGGCTCGGGATGGTGATGATGTATCCGAGCCGGTACACCGAGGTCACCTCCGTGACGGCGGAGACCGAGGCGCAGTCCCTCGTGTTCGCCGGCTGCCAGGCCGGCATCGCCGCGCGTCTGGCGGTCCCCCGGCTCACCGCGACGCAGCGCGCACACGTCGTCCGCCTCGTGGCGGCGATGTACGCCACACTCGACGACGGCGCGAAGACGTCCGACGCCCGCTGGGCGGTCTTCTCCTACCTGGGTGAGCATTGCGGCAACACCCAGCACCGGGCGCTGATGGAGGACGCGAGCATGGCTCTCCTCCGCAACCTCCGGAACTGGAAGATCACGCCGACGGACCGCGACCGCATGCGGCAGATCTACCTCGACTTCCGCGACGCCGTCCTCGACGGTGACGGGGGACGCGCCGAACAGCTCGTCCGGTCGATGCACTACCTCTGA
- a CDS encoding DUF402 domain-containing protein, translating into MSDARPAPGTEMVFQWRKWDGSPHWRHECVYLGADEWGDWLGQPVGWHSERPGAAFHAGGPNVTLIPASGDHAVTVNRRHRRGMRIYIDLGWDIRWSDDPLLATGIDMDLDVVRVAGARGTWVDDRDEWAEHSARYGYPADVMTHLEALALDLEERVRAQTAPFDDATADPWLDRLEALGLAPRLKP; encoded by the coding sequence ATGAGTGATGCACGCCCCGCACCCGGCACCGAGATGGTCTTCCAGTGGCGAAAGTGGGACGGCTCGCCGCACTGGCGCCACGAATGCGTCTACCTCGGGGCCGACGAGTGGGGGGACTGGCTCGGGCAACCCGTGGGATGGCACAGCGAGCGCCCCGGGGCCGCGTTCCATGCGGGCGGCCCCAACGTGACGCTCATCCCCGCCAGCGGAGACCATGCGGTGACCGTGAACCGCCGTCACCGCCGCGGGATGCGCATCTACATCGACCTGGGGTGGGACATCCGCTGGTCCGACGACCCGCTGCTCGCGACCGGCATCGACATGGACCTCGACGTCGTGCGGGTGGCGGGTGCGCGGGGGACCTGGGTCGACGACCGCGACGAGTGGGCCGAGCACAGCGCCCGGTACGGCTATCCCGCCGACGTGATGACTCATCTCGAGGCGCTCGCCCTCGACCTCGAGGAGCGGGTGCGTGCGCAGACCGCCCCGTTCGACGATGCCACCGCCGATCCCTGGCTCGACCGCCTCGAAGCCCTGGGTCTCGCGCCTAGACTGAAGCCGTGA
- a CDS encoding FAD-dependent oxidoreductase: protein MTKLRLAIVGAGPAGIYAADILLKAERKFDVSIDLFEQLPAPYGLVRYGVAPDHPRIKGIITALRDVLDRGDIRLFGNVRFGEDITLDDLKKHYNAVIFATGAIRDTSLDIPGIDAVASYGAADYVSWFDGHPDVPREWPLDAASVGVLGNGNVALDVARMLAKHAEDLLVTEVPQNVYEGLQASEVTDVHVFGRRGPAQVKFTPLELRELGELRDVDMVVYDEDFDYDEASKDAVASNKQVMVIDRILQSWRKRDSVNNAGGTASRRLHLHFWARPVEVRKDENGRVAALVYERTRPDGQGGAVGTGEMREVPLQALYRAIGYFGSPLPGVPFDKKHGVIPNREGQVLAKDSNERVSGIYATGWIKRGPVGLIGHTKSDAMETVRHIINDQGSWWHPEDPSEEAIVALLQERGVQWTDLDGWHRLDEHEIALGAPQERARVKVVPRDEMVRVSRGE from the coding sequence ATGACCAAGCTCAGACTGGCCATCGTCGGTGCGGGCCCCGCCGGCATCTACGCCGCGGACATCCTTCTGAAGGCCGAGCGCAAGTTCGATGTGTCGATCGACCTCTTCGAGCAGCTTCCGGCGCCGTACGGTCTCGTGCGCTACGGCGTGGCTCCCGATCACCCTCGGATCAAGGGCATCATCACGGCTCTGCGCGACGTGCTCGACCGCGGCGACATCCGCCTCTTCGGCAACGTGCGCTTCGGCGAGGACATCACGCTCGACGACCTCAAGAAGCACTACAACGCCGTGATCTTCGCGACCGGCGCGATCCGCGACACCTCGCTGGACATCCCCGGTATCGATGCGGTCGCCTCCTACGGAGCGGCGGACTACGTCAGCTGGTTCGACGGTCACCCCGATGTTCCGCGCGAGTGGCCGCTGGACGCCGCGTCCGTCGGCGTCCTCGGCAACGGAAACGTCGCGCTCGACGTCGCCCGCATGCTCGCGAAGCACGCGGAGGACCTGCTCGTTACCGAAGTTCCGCAGAACGTGTACGAGGGGCTCCAGGCCAGCGAGGTCACGGATGTGCACGTCTTCGGTCGGCGCGGCCCTGCTCAGGTCAAGTTCACGCCGCTCGAGCTCCGCGAACTCGGAGAGCTGCGCGACGTCGACATGGTCGTGTACGACGAGGACTTCGACTACGACGAGGCCTCGAAGGACGCGGTCGCCAGCAACAAGCAGGTCATGGTCATCGACCGCATCCTGCAGTCCTGGCGAAAGCGTGACTCGGTCAACAACGCCGGAGGCACGGCCTCACGGCGCCTCCACCTGCACTTCTGGGCGCGCCCCGTCGAAGTGCGCAAGGACGAGAACGGTCGCGTGGCGGCGCTGGTGTACGAGCGCACGCGGCCCGACGGACAGGGCGGCGCCGTGGGCACGGGCGAGATGCGCGAGGTCCCGCTCCAGGCGCTGTACCGTGCCATCGGCTACTTCGGTTCGCCGCTGCCGGGTGTGCCCTTCGACAAGAAGCACGGTGTGATCCCGAACCGCGAGGGCCAGGTGCTCGCGAAGGATTCGAACGAGCGCGTGTCCGGCATCTATGCGACCGGGTGGATCAAGCGCGGCCCGGTGGGTCTGATCGGCCACACGAAGTCCGACGCCATGGAGACCGTGCGGCACATCATCAACGATCAGGGCTCCTGGTGGCACCCGGAGGACCCGTCGGAGGAGGCGATCGTCGCTCTCCTGCAGGAGCGCGGCGTGCAGTGGACCGACCTGGACGGCTGGCACCGCCTCGACGAGCACGAGATCGCCCTCGGTGCGCCGCAGGAGCGCGCTCGCGTCAAGGTCGTCCCGCGCGACGAGATGGTCCGCGTCTCCCGGGGCGAGTAG
- a CDS encoding YajQ family cyclic di-GMP-binding protein: MANDSSFDIVSKVDHQEAENAVNQARKEVEQRYDFKGTGASIAWSGEQILITANTEERAKAVLDVFQSKLIKRGISLKSLESGDPFASGKEFRIVSTLKDGISSENAKKIGKIIRDEGPKGVKSQIQGDELRVQSKSRDDLQEVIALLKGADLDLDLQFINYR, from the coding sequence ATGGCAAACGACTCTAGCTTTGACATCGTCTCGAAAGTGGATCACCAGGAGGCTGAGAACGCCGTGAACCAGGCCCGCAAGGAGGTCGAGCAGCGCTACGACTTCAAGGGCACCGGGGCGTCGATCGCCTGGAGCGGCGAGCAGATCCTGATCACCGCGAACACCGAGGAGCGGGCGAAGGCCGTGCTCGACGTGTTCCAGTCCAAGCTCATCAAGCGCGGCATCTCCCTGAAGAGCCTCGAGTCGGGCGACCCCTTCGCCAGCGGCAAGGAGTTCCGCATCGTATCGACGCTCAAGGACGGCATCTCCTCGGAGAACGCGAAGAAGATCGGCAAGATCATCCGCGACGAGGGACCCAAGGGCGTCAAGAGCCAGATCCAGGGCGACGAGCTGCGCGTCCAGTCGAAGAGCCGCGACGACCTCCAGGAGGTCATCGCGCTCCTCAAGGGTGCCGATCTCGACCTCGATCTGCAGTTCATCAACTACCGCTGA
- a CDS encoding polyprenyl synthetase family protein: MTSSPIAPGSRLASRLGFSDRVFIGPAARRVARAIEDGLELVETGLAEDVRVADPLADAASRYLYEAGGKRIRPVLTLLAAQLGDGNTREVIDVAKALEITHLGSLYHDDVMDGADRRRGVPAAHAVWGNNIAILTGDILFSRASQLMSRLGERAIRLQADTFERLVLGQMHETLGPQENDDPIAFYIQVLADKTGSLIAAATQGGVIFSNAPSEYEEPLRMYGEKIGVAFQLLDDVIDLSAKPEETGKVPGTDLRAGVPTMPYLLLKAEADEASADLAARIDDGVARIADGADPAILDEPLDELRDHPVTQKTLELAHAWTQDAIDALGPLPRGTVREALTRFAETLAERSS, translated from the coding sequence GTGACTTCGAGCCCCATCGCCCCGGGTTCGCGACTGGCGAGCCGTCTCGGCTTCAGCGATCGCGTCTTCATCGGCCCCGCCGCCCGCCGCGTCGCGCGCGCCATCGAAGACGGGTTGGAGCTGGTCGAGACCGGACTCGCCGAGGACGTCCGCGTCGCCGATCCGCTGGCCGACGCGGCCAGCCGCTACCTGTACGAGGCCGGCGGCAAGCGCATCCGACCGGTGCTCACGCTGCTCGCCGCGCAGCTGGGCGACGGCAACACCCGCGAGGTCATCGACGTCGCCAAGGCGCTCGAGATCACACATCTCGGCTCGCTGTACCACGACGACGTCATGGACGGGGCGGACCGCCGACGCGGCGTCCCGGCCGCGCACGCCGTGTGGGGGAACAACATCGCGATCCTCACGGGGGACATCCTGTTCTCCCGCGCGAGCCAGTTGATGTCCCGACTGGGCGAACGCGCGATCCGGCTTCAGGCCGATACGTTCGAGCGGCTCGTGCTCGGGCAGATGCACGAGACTCTCGGCCCGCAGGAGAACGACGACCCGATCGCGTTCTACATCCAGGTGCTCGCCGACAAGACCGGTTCGCTGATCGCCGCAGCCACGCAGGGCGGTGTGATCTTCTCCAACGCCCCGAGCGAGTACGAGGAGCCGCTGCGGATGTACGGCGAGAAGATCGGCGTCGCCTTCCAGCTGCTCGACGACGTGATCGACCTCTCGGCCAAGCCGGAGGAGACGGGGAAGGTGCCCGGAACCGACCTGCGCGCCGGCGTCCCGACCATGCCGTATCTGCTGCTCAAGGCCGAAGCCGACGAGGCGTCCGCCGACCTCGCTGCGCGCATCGATGACGGGGTCGCCCGGATCGCGGATGGTGCGGACCCGGCGATCCTCGACGAGCCCCTGGACGAGCTGCGCGACCACCCGGTGACGCAGAAGACCCTCGAGCTCGCGCACGCCTGGACGCAGGACGCCATCGACGCCCTCGGTCCGTTGCCGCGCGGCACGGTGCGCGAGGCCTTGACCCGATTCGCAGAGACCCTCGCCGAACGATCCAGCTGA